In one Nicotiana tomentosiformis chromosome 6, ASM39032v3, whole genome shotgun sequence genomic region, the following are encoded:
- the LOC138894167 gene encoding uncharacterized protein produces MAVFTRSERGGNAPTLNERRLVDDDQVVQEYEIANNNVQACDEVQIDIDDSVEETQEEVNMSRYHIIDIPEPVMQKAKAPLPKPPPPNPQRLGKQNGETQFKKFIQTMKSLSINVPLVEALEQMQSYAKFMRDLVTKKRSINLEIIKFSHQVSAILHSMAPKLEDLSAFMILFTIVSANFAKALCDLGASINLMPYSVFITLEIRKPRPTSMRFQMADHTMRRSLGVIEDVLVRVDKFILPVNFVILDREVDYEVSIILGRPFLATCKALCDVEAGEITFWVGDEKMIFHVFKSMREPNSNEVCSFVNLVSYVIVDDTSATINVVDMLEVILLNFDDDEMDGFMECVNALQEMGSYNYAPQKLSLDLENRKTQPTKLSIEEPPTLELKPFPLHLRYEFLGPRLTLPVMFSSCLTNVQVYSTLAVFQKRKKAIGWTLADIWGISLGFCMRKIKLEDGAKQSIEHQRRLNEAMQEVVKKEIIK; encoded by the coding sequence ATGGCGGTTTTCACAAGAAGTGAAAGaggcgggaatgcacccaccttaaATGAAAGGCGACTTGTGGATGATGACCAAGTGGTACAAGAGTATGAAATTGCAAACAATAATGTTCAAGCATGTGATGAGGTTCAGATTgacattgatgatagtgtggaagagactcaagaggaggtaaaCATGTCTAGgtatcacattattgacataccagagccggtaatgcaaaaggctaaggcaccactgcctaagcctccacctcccaATCCTCAAAGACTTGGGAAGCAAAATGGTGAGactcaattcaagaagttcattcaaacgATGAAAAGTCTCTCAATTAATGTGCCACTGgtagaagctttggaacaaatgcagAGTTATGCCAAGTTTATGAGAGATCTTGTGACCAAAAAGAGGTcgataaatttggaaattatcAAATTCagtcatcaagtgagtgcaattctTCATTctatggctcctaagttggaagatctcAGTGCTTTCATGATTCTTTTTACTATTGTGAGTGCCaattttgctaaagctctttgtgatcttggggcgagtatcaatttgatgccataCTCGGTGTTTATAACTTTGGAAAttaggaaaccaagacccacatctatgaggtttcAAATGGCCGATCATACCATGAGGAGGTCGTTAGGAGTGATTGAGGATGTTCTAGTccgggttgataaattcattcttccggtgaACTTTGTTATACTAGAccgtgaggttgattatgaagtgtctattattcttgggagacctttccttgctacgtgtaaggctctttgtgatgtggaaGCTGGAGAAATCACTTtctgggttggtgatgaaaagaTGATATTCCATGTGTTCAAGTCTATGCgggaaccaaatagcaatgaggtgtgttcttttgtgaaCTTGGTATcctatgttattgttgatgatacaagtgctacaatcaatgttgttGATATGTTGGAAGTCATTTTACTaaactttgatgatgatgagatggatggtttcatggaatgtgtgaacgcTTTGCAagaaatggggtcgtacaactatgcaccccaaaaattatctttggatcttgaaaataggaagactCAGCCTACAAAGCtttctattgaagagccacctACTTTGGAGTTGAAACCATTTCCACTACACCTTcgatatgaatttcttggccctcgTTTAACTTTACCGGTTAtgttttcctcttgtttgactaacgtacaAGTTtattccacattggcggtgtttcaaaagagaaagaaggctattgggtggactttggcagatATTTGGGGTATAAGCCTCGGATTTTGCATGcgtaagatcaagttggaggatggtgctaaacagtccattgaacatcaaagaagactcaatgaagccatgcaagaagtggtcaagaaggagattatcaagtag